The Virgibacillus sp. MSP4-1 genome has a segment encoding these proteins:
- the pssE gene encoding PssE/Cps14G family polysaccharide biosynthesis glycosyltransferase, with product MIFVVLGTHELPFTRLLQEVERLKRDGVIKDDIIVQKGHTEFESDYMTLQSFFSFDKMDLLYQQADLIISHAGTGSVINGLKKGKKVIVAPRLKKYGEHNDDHQLELVNVFTERGHILSWNDGERLEDVLKESEDFMPVPYQSGNERIVRILEDFISDI from the coding sequence TTGATTTTTGTTGTTCTGGGAACACATGAGCTACCTTTCACACGCTTGTTACAGGAAGTAGAACGTCTCAAACGTGATGGGGTTATCAAAGATGATATCATCGTTCAAAAAGGGCACACCGAATTCGAGAGTGACTATATGACTCTTCAATCATTTTTCAGCTTTGACAAAATGGATTTGCTTTACCAGCAGGCCGATTTAATCATTAGTCATGCAGGAACCGGCTCAGTGATTAATGGCTTGAAAAAAGGGAAAAAGGTCATCGTTGCTCCTCGTTTAAAAAAATATGGCGAGCACAATGATGATCATCAATTGGAACTAGTGAATGTATTTACAGAACGAGGACATATTTTAAGTTGGAATGATGGGGAGCGTCTGGAGGATGTATTAAAGGAGAGTGAAGACTTTATGCCGGTTCCTTATCAATCCGGGAATGAGCGGATTGTTCGAATTCTGGAGGACTTTATTTCTGATATATAA
- a CDS encoding YveK family protein, translated as MENEISLREIIETLLKGKWIIAAITAVFVVIAFIYSSFIASPVYEANTSITINNVEPPVGSLAEYVKNGTTRDVFVEKVKSPEVLQETIEELDLKNQSVSALQNRLNITQPENNEFLINLSVEGTNRDKITSILNTVVNKAKLSIEQAMNDHFNSYQKLYAEKMEEEEKQLEEYLKDYKELENTEGLPLLVLFQQNASDSQYVLEANEQLLSELRDLEKETQVEYEQVNEKISQTNERYKQFYSNYSDAKTAKSLDLVDDRINMISEAYAGYNPIAPNKVLNMAFALALGLIVSVFVVFFRFYWANTEEK; from the coding sequence ATGGAAAACGAGATAAGCTTGAGAGAAATAATTGAAACTCTGTTAAAAGGCAAGTGGATCATTGCTGCTATAACAGCAGTATTTGTTGTGATTGCTTTTATTTATAGCTCATTTATAGCATCTCCGGTTTATGAAGCGAATACTTCTATTACTATTAATAATGTAGAACCACCTGTTGGATCATTGGCTGAATATGTTAAGAATGGTACAACAAGGGATGTCTTTGTTGAAAAAGTAAAATCTCCTGAAGTATTACAAGAGACTATTGAAGAACTTGACTTGAAGAACCAATCCGTTTCGGCTTTGCAGAATAGACTAAATATCACTCAACCAGAAAACAATGAATTTTTGATAAACCTTTCAGTTGAAGGAACAAATCGTGATAAAATCACTTCCATTTTAAATACAGTTGTTAACAAAGCTAAACTGTCGATTGAGCAAGCTATGAATGATCACTTTAATTCCTATCAGAAGCTATATGCTGAAAAAATGGAAGAAGAAGAAAAGCAACTTGAAGAATATTTGAAGGATTATAAAGAATTAGAAAATACAGAGGGTCTTCCACTATTAGTTTTATTTCAACAGAATGCTTCAGACTCACAATATGTTCTAGAAGCAAACGAACAATTGCTATCAGAATTAAGAGATTTAGAAAAAGAGACTCAGGTTGAATATGAGCAGGTTAATGAAAAAATATCACAAACTAATGAACGTTATAAACAATTTTATAGCAACTATTCCGATGCAAAGACAGCCAAATCTTTGGATTTAGTGGATGATCGAATTAACATGATTTCTGAAGCTTATGCTGGTTATAATCCGATTGCCCCTAATAAGGTACTCAATATGGCCTTTGCGCTTGCATTAGGTTTAATAGTAAGTGTTTTTGTTGTTTTCTTTAGATTTTATTGGGCAAATACTGAAGAAAAGTAA
- a CDS encoding CDP-glycerol:glycerophosphate glycerophosphotransferase, with translation MKEVSVIIPIYNTAEYLKTCIESIMNQTYRHLEIIMINDASTDNSKEIVNQFLRKDSRITLLENAVRRGVGASRNIGIKHASGDYLYFVDSDDILHQDAIKLLVDNIGEDYIISGSALPIKSSEDMEKLKYTDETSVKIRKIENVFVNRSVLKGLYDRQYVEENNIKFLENTTFYTEYSFMYKFFMNHDMIKHLKDSRYFKRKRKDLVKNPALRDMGADKKIINYLRMYSTVDSMFTRNKRVKRLIDKDFLNYFRKHIFISIRETNQFHNVFHELSKAMNKVNPEHYKDQNFIVKKEIKAINKKDEKLFKRFFKLHHNLRDLKNAMKSKRHFILFLYRNIFLKIPIKENHIIFESFLGKNYSDNPKAIYKYLLQYNKEDYKFIWIYADNKLKIPGNPKQVRRFSLKYYYYMAISKYWILNTRASKHIIKRKETVYLQTWHGTPLKKLGMDIEQVQMPGTDTGRYKKNFTDEANRWDYLISPNPYSSEIFRRAFLFKGTMLEYGYPRNDILYHENKEDKARAIKKRLNIPVDKKVILYAPTWRDNQFYEKGKYRFELDLDLDKMRRAISDEYVIVLRLHYVVASQLDVSPYEGFAYDLSSYDDIAELYIISDLLITDYSSVFFDYANLKRPILFYTYDLDDYRDNIRGLYFDIESGVPGPLLKTTDQVIDAIKDINKIEEQYAGKYNVFYKKFCTWEDNRASEKVVKEVLN, from the coding sequence ATGAAGGAAGTATCAGTTATTATCCCTATTTATAATACAGCTGAATACTTAAAGACTTGTATTGAATCGATTATGAACCAGACATATAGACATTTAGAAATCATTATGATAAATGATGCTTCAACTGATAATAGTAAGGAAATTGTTAATCAATTTTTAAGAAAAGACTCACGTATTACTCTTCTTGAAAATGCTGTAAGAAGAGGTGTCGGAGCCTCCAGGAATATTGGTATTAAACATGCCTCGGGGGATTATTTATATTTTGTAGATAGTGACGATATCCTACATCAGGATGCCATCAAGTTATTAGTTGATAACATTGGAGAAGACTATATTATTTCTGGTAGTGCTTTACCAATTAAAAGTTCAGAGGATATGGAGAAGTTAAAATACACTGATGAAACATCAGTGAAGATAAGGAAAATAGAAAACGTATTTGTAAACAGATCAGTACTGAAAGGTTTGTATGACAGACAATACGTTGAAGAAAACAATATAAAGTTTTTGGAAAACACAACTTTTTACACTGAATATTCCTTTATGTATAAGTTTTTTATGAATCATGATATGATCAAGCATTTAAAAGACAGTCGGTATTTTAAACGGAAAAGAAAAGACTTAGTGAAAAACCCTGCGCTTCGTGACATGGGAGCAGATAAAAAAATAATAAATTACTTAAGAATGTATTCAACAGTTGATTCTATGTTCACACGCAATAAAAGGGTAAAACGTTTGATTGATAAGGATTTCTTGAATTATTTTCGAAAGCATATATTCATCTCTATAAGAGAAACGAACCAATTTCATAATGTCTTTCATGAGTTGTCGAAAGCCATGAATAAAGTAAATCCTGAACATTATAAAGACCAGAATTTTATAGTCAAAAAAGAGATAAAGGCGATAAATAAAAAAGATGAAAAGTTATTTAAAAGATTTTTTAAGTTACATCATAACTTGCGTGACTTAAAAAACGCTATGAAGAGTAAGAGACATTTTATCTTATTTCTATACAGAAATATCTTCTTGAAAATTCCAATTAAAGAAAATCACATTATTTTTGAGAGTTTTTTAGGTAAAAATTATTCAGATAATCCTAAAGCAATTTATAAATATTTACTGCAGTATAATAAAGAGGATTATAAGTTTATTTGGATATATGCTGATAATAAACTAAAGATACCGGGCAATCCTAAACAAGTTAGACGGTTTTCTCTTAAGTATTATTATTATATGGCTATTTCAAAATATTGGATATTAAATACCAGAGCATCTAAACATATAATTAAAAGAAAAGAAACAGTCTACTTACAAACATGGCATGGTACACCTTTAAAGAAGTTGGGAATGGATATTGAACAAGTTCAGATGCCTGGTACAGATACGGGAAGGTATAAAAAGAATTTTACGGATGAAGCTAACAGATGGGATTACTTAATTTCGCCTAATCCTTATTCTTCAGAAATTTTTCGAAGAGCATTCCTGTTTAAAGGAACAATGTTAGAATATGGTTATCCAAGAAATGATATTCTTTATCACGAAAATAAAGAGGATAAAGCCAGAGCCATTAAAAAGCGACTAAATATTCCAGTTGATAAGAAAGTGATTTTATATGCTCCAACATGGCGTGATAATCAATTTTATGAAAAAGGTAAATATAGGTTTGAACTTGACCTTGATTTAGATAAAATGCGGAGAGCTATATCAGATGAATATGTGATTGTGCTACGGCTTCATTATGTAGTGGCCAGTCAATTAGACGTAAGTCCTTATGAAGGGTTTGCTTATGACTTGTCATCATACGATGACATTGCAGAGCTATATATAATATCTGATCTCTTAATTACCGATTATTCATCTGTTTTTTTTGATTATGCAAATCTCAAGAGACCTATATTGTTTTATACTTACGATTTGGATGATTATCGAGATAATATACGAGGTCTATACTTTGATATAGAATCCGGAGTACCTGGTCCCCTGCTTAAAACTACTGATCAGGTGATTGACGCAATTAAAGATATTAACAAAATAGAAGAGCAATATGCCGGAAAATACAACGTCTTTTATAAAAAATTCTGTACATGGGAAGACAATCGAGCCTCAGAAAAAGTTGTTAAGGAAGTTTTAAATTAA
- the pssD gene encoding PssD/Cps14F family polysaccharide biosynthesis glycosyltransferase, producing MKDKKILLISSIGGHLTQLLQLNSLFQNYQYHIVTEKSEITVPLKNQYSVSFLVYGARNYPVRYLFKFGYNILKSFFIFLRKRPNVVITTGVHTAVPMCYIAKLFRKKVVYIESFAKSKTPSLSGKLVYPIADLFIVQWETMKDVYPDAIYGGAIY from the coding sequence ATGAAGGATAAGAAGATATTGCTCATTTCATCCATAGGTGGTCATTTAACACAACTATTACAACTTAATTCCCTATTCCAAAATTATCAATATCATATTGTAACCGAAAAATCCGAAATTACTGTCCCCCTGAAGAATCAGTATTCTGTATCATTTCTAGTTTATGGGGCAAGGAACTATCCTGTACGTTATTTATTTAAGTTTGGTTACAACATATTGAAGTCTTTCTTCATTTTTTTGCGCAAACGTCCTAATGTCGTTATAACCACAGGTGTGCATACTGCAGTACCTATGTGCTATATCGCTAAGCTATTTCGCAAAAAGGTTGTTTATATTGAGAGCTTTGCCAAATCAAAAACACCTAGTCTTTCCGGAAAGTTAGTTTACCCAATTGCTGATTTATTCATTGTTCAGTGGGAAACTATGAAAGATGTTTACCCTGACGCCATTTATGGAGGTGCTATCTATTGA
- a CDS encoding WecB/TagA/CpsF family glycosyltransferase yields the protein MPSIHEAKHVTIMDIPFININREDLISFHIHPDLLYENKRFMVTANPEIVMHAREDAEYKNAIKKADYIIPDGAGIILASKIKRQPIHERIPGIEMMIHLLEYAEKMGLRCFFLGAKDTVVRKMTKNLQEKYPNLEIAGYHHGYISLDDQEIVNKIKKTRPDLIFVALGFPKQEKWIARYYEDFDKGFFMGVGGSFDIFSGEAKRAPESWIRFNLEWLYRLLKQPFRWKRILKVFQFILLVLARKKG from the coding sequence ATGCCCAGTATACATGAAGCAAAACATGTAACTATAATGGATATTCCTTTTATAAATATTAATAGAGAAGATTTAATATCGTTTCACATTCATCCTGACTTATTATACGAGAATAAGAGATTCATGGTTACGGCAAACCCTGAAATTGTTATGCACGCCAGGGAGGATGCTGAATATAAAAATGCGATTAAGAAGGCTGATTATATCATACCAGATGGTGCTGGAATTATTTTGGCATCTAAAATTAAACGTCAGCCTATTCATGAACGTATTCCAGGTATAGAAATGATGATTCATTTACTGGAATATGCAGAGAAAATGGGACTTCGCTGTTTTTTTTTAGGAGCCAAAGATACAGTTGTCCGTAAAATGACAAAAAATTTACAGGAAAAATATCCTAACTTAGAAATCGCCGGCTATCATCATGGTTATATATCACTCGATGATCAGGAGATTGTTAACAAAATAAAGAAAACCAGACCTGATTTAATATTTGTTGCTCTTGGATTTCCTAAACAGGAAAAATGGATTGCAAGATACTACGAAGACTTTGATAAAGGCTTTTTTATGGGAGTAGGTGGAAGTTTCGATATCTTTTCAGGTGAAGCCAAGCGTGCGCCAGAAAGCTGGATACGTTTCAATTTGGAATGGCTATACAGACTATTGAAACAACCTTTTCGTTGGAAAAGAATTTTAAAAGTCTTTCAATTTATTCTATTAGTCTTGGCCAGGAAAAAAGGTTAG
- a CDS encoding M14 family metallocarboxypeptidase, with protein MKWKWLKGSFYLFVFTMALIITQHAGYLSADEKQRAIVVKESTAVYAEKNAESEQLQKMKEGAIINYQVDKDSKDWLIVKVEGENDLVNGYIHKSDVELASSNSEQLKGIALNDNTKVYQQPTTNAKAWKDYEKGSYLYYRTLTSNWYEATVIIDGKHKKGFIYANDVEEPVQRPKNLRGIAIKNEVHVYKKANKQSNVLKSYDKGELLYYKTFIPGWYKAVVYINGTPQSGFIAQQDVDEPTDNPISLSGISLKENTNVYANPGQDAKVLKDYPKGKRLYYKTFIDGWYQATVYLKGKRHSGYIKASDVEQPIENQKDLKGISVKKSTIVYSRPSRNSSTLKAYNSGNVLYYQTYMDNWYEAVVYINGSPRTGYIHVNDVEEPVQNQKSVQAYAMTDRTHVYTNPSKDSKSLKSYNQGHLLYFKTFIDNWYEAVVYKNGKKRTGYIYTEDVEVPMNNQKQLKGYAYRSKVNIYTAPSKKQDILKSYNEGDLLYYQSFMNNWYEAVVYLDGDPHTGYIHKNDIIDVDTKQKSLKGMAVQNTTYVYSNSSKDAKKLKGYNYGSQLQFESFTSNWYEAVVYLNGNPHTGYIHKDDVAVGMKHTGPIVNPKTVYSYDQMVKDIRKLEASYQGLISTDVIGQSVLGRDIHLVKVGTGDKKITINAAHHAREWITTNLVMKQIDEYSQAYVQDDEIDGYNVRNILDEVTIYYIPMVNPDGVTLNQFGADNFNNRSKLIRMNNGSTDFISWKANARGVDLNRQYPANWKNIRNVASNPGPKNYKGTSPLSEPEVKALYDFTLDHNFDAHVAYHSSGELLYWAYNSTGEKRKEYRRVAEKVSEKTGYYLYHPDNPSGGGYTDWVIDSINKIGLTPEVSPYVEERSVPLSNFDRIWRQNDSLGLLLAEEVMN; from the coding sequence TTGAAATGGAAATGGTTAAAAGGTAGTTTCTATTTATTCGTGTTTACTATGGCACTTATTATTACCCAACATGCAGGTTATTTAAGTGCAGATGAGAAACAAAGAGCTATCGTAGTTAAGGAATCTACTGCTGTTTATGCGGAAAAAAATGCAGAATCAGAACAGTTACAGAAAATGAAGGAAGGAGCAATCATAAACTATCAAGTGGATAAGGACAGTAAGGATTGGCTTATTGTTAAGGTTGAAGGAGAGAATGATTTAGTCAATGGTTACATACATAAAAGTGATGTCGAATTAGCCTCTTCTAATTCAGAACAATTAAAAGGAATTGCTCTAAACGATAATACCAAAGTGTATCAGCAGCCAACTACCAATGCAAAAGCATGGAAGGATTACGAAAAAGGGTCATACTTATATTATCGTACATTGACGTCTAATTGGTATGAGGCAACTGTAATTATTGATGGTAAACATAAAAAGGGTTTTATTTATGCGAATGATGTAGAAGAACCTGTCCAAAGGCCAAAAAACCTTCGAGGTATTGCTATTAAGAACGAGGTTCATGTATACAAAAAGGCCAATAAACAATCAAATGTCTTGAAAAGTTACGATAAAGGGGAACTATTATATTATAAGACATTTATACCTGGGTGGTATAAAGCTGTGGTTTATATCAACGGGACACCCCAATCAGGTTTTATTGCTCAACAGGATGTAGATGAACCAACAGATAACCCGATATCACTTTCTGGAATCTCATTAAAGGAAAATACCAATGTTTATGCAAATCCTGGTCAAGATGCAAAAGTCTTAAAAGACTATCCAAAAGGGAAAAGATTATACTACAAAACCTTTATCGATGGATGGTATCAGGCAACGGTTTATTTAAAAGGGAAAAGGCACTCAGGTTATATCAAAGCATCCGATGTGGAACAACCAATTGAAAATCAAAAGGACTTAAAAGGAATTTCCGTAAAGAAATCGACAATAGTTTATTCCAGACCTAGTCGAAACAGTTCAACATTGAAGGCATATAATTCGGGAAACGTACTATACTATCAGACATACATGGATAATTGGTATGAAGCGGTTGTATACATAAATGGCAGCCCCCGTACAGGATATATCCACGTTAATGATGTAGAAGAACCAGTTCAAAATCAGAAAAGTGTTCAGGCGTATGCTATGACTGACCGTACTCATGTATATACAAATCCTTCTAAAGATAGTAAATCACTTAAGTCCTATAACCAGGGACACTTACTTTACTTTAAGACCTTCATAGACAATTGGTATGAAGCCGTTGTATATAAAAATGGCAAAAAGCGAACAGGTTACATCTATACCGAAGATGTAGAAGTCCCAATGAACAATCAAAAACAACTTAAAGGCTATGCATATCGTTCAAAAGTGAATATTTATACAGCGCCAAGCAAAAAACAGGATATATTAAAGTCCTATAATGAAGGGGATTTATTATATTACCAATCATTTATGAATAATTGGTATGAAGCGGTTGTTTATCTTGATGGTGATCCTCATACGGGATATATTCATAAGAATGATATAATTGATGTAGATACCAAACAAAAATCTCTTAAAGGGATGGCCGTACAGAATACCACTTATGTCTACTCAAACAGCTCAAAAGATGCAAAGAAATTAAAAGGATATAACTACGGGTCGCAGTTACAATTTGAATCCTTTACATCTAATTGGTATGAAGCCGTTGTATATCTGAACGGAAACCCTCATACTGGCTACATTCATAAGGACGATGTTGCGGTCGGTATGAAGCATACAGGACCCATTGTAAATCCGAAAACGGTATACTCATACGATCAGATGGTTAAGGATATCCGCAAATTGGAGGCCTCCTATCAAGGTCTAATCAGTACAGATGTTATTGGACAATCTGTATTAGGAAGAGATATCCATCTTGTTAAAGTTGGAACAGGAGATAAGAAAATCACCATTAACGCTGCACATCATGCTCGTGAATGGATTACGACAAATTTAGTGATGAAACAGATTGACGAGTACAGTCAAGCCTATGTTCAGGATGATGAAATAGATGGATACAACGTACGGAATATTTTAGATGAAGTAACGATCTATTACATTCCTATGGTGAATCCGGATGGTGTGACATTAAATCAATTTGGAGCAGATAATTTTAATAATCGTTCTAAGCTTATTCGTATGAATAATGGAAGTACAGATTTTATCTCTTGGAAGGCTAACGCAAGAGGGGTTGACTTAAACCGGCAATATCCGGCTAATTGGAAGAACATAAGAAACGTTGCTTCTAATCCTGGACCGAAAAACTACAAAGGGACCAGCCCATTATCTGAACCCGAAGTTAAAGCTCTATATGACTTCACCTTAGATCATAACTTTGACGCACACGTAGCCTATCACTCATCTGGAGAATTGTTGTACTGGGCGTACAATTCAACCGGAGAGAAGAGAAAGGAATATAGAAGGGTTGCTGAGAAGGTGTCCGAGAAAACCGGTTATTATCTGTACCACCCTGATAACCCTAGTGGTGGAGGGTATACGGATTGGGTCATTGACTCAATTAACAAGATTGGGTTAACGCCAGAGGTTTCACCTTATGTAGAAGAACGTTCAGTACCATTAAGCAACTTTGACCGGATTTGGCGACAAAACGATTCTCTGGGATTATTGCTTGCTGAAGAGGTTATGAATTAA
- a CDS encoding CDP-glycerol glycerophosphotransferase family protein — MNMLKRMSKRILRLIRRRNKGTITNISAVGNQIFLNMEGLTNFEDHSFSEKNTELIFTRIKDGLKSKVSIDTLTHNKNSRYFHIGFDISKLNTVASDVESEWNVILVKKGRFSKRTYQLFLSTYLKPVLHTQKVHSNGVIYTPVFKKYGVLYFQQYNITKSKTIKYFINNVSCVKKKEDSFSINGSIDSELLTQIGTVDYISFLMRDRDTGKTNLYSVYWKNSSEWEVVIPFYDFPMKNRILDFYFYLKKEAKDYEFRVKQIEDLNFESEIPYLPHELKGTMAFKPYQTEKFSFSIKEHTETVKLNSLTLRKSQLDSIKIEGSYQSVDHFDVPTEIIFKDRNSGDEEGFPAYITKSIGSHYFTITVNKDFLYDLNYRTYDIYVKYIVEGNKLLVRFKSDQFTLKKDTLREFREKEVLYQAYFYATENNRLSYRMAPASIMTDIHTAEIKEGTLKICGHAEIERKDNQDLLEQELCIVIRNRDTEEEFVFYQDGLDFDTCIPLMALKSLFQKSQDILDLYVRIKDGEYIQERKIGFKQYNYYKDNYLSSTFLKGKEFSTQLFLTLTPYGNVKIETFQQKNEVFDLLRVANQDNDVSRNQVWLIGERPDTAQDTGYHFFKYMRTHHPEIEAYYVIEKGSKDVKNLLSLGNILYIGTREHVEKSLQASVFLCSHDINYILPFKGIEMKNYREGLRVFLQHGVLGRKPVEYHKKYYKYPFHLFIVSSIPEKEMVIDEFGYRQSEVKVTGLSRFDNLHNKETEHKILLIPTWREWLNTSERFFNSEYFQRYISLLQNPQLNDLLNKYKIKLDFYPHYRMQQYLAESNIKLQDNIHLVGLGEVKVQDLLKSSNLMITDYSSVSFDFNFMKKPVLFYHFDFKRFFSKGILRSPNETFLGEIVNSEDILIQKIEEYILNGFKENENIDNQRHQILEYIDKNNSQRIYQEVIKAVKEQQKLI, encoded by the coding sequence ATGAATATGTTAAAAAGGATGTCAAAAAGGATATTAAGACTAATAAGAAGACGAAATAAAGGTACCATTACCAATATTAGTGCAGTGGGGAACCAGATTTTCTTGAACATGGAGGGATTAACCAATTTTGAAGATCATTCATTTTCAGAAAAGAACACAGAACTTATTTTTACTCGCATTAAAGATGGTCTCAAATCTAAGGTATCCATAGACACACTCACTCATAATAAAAATAGCAGGTATTTTCATATTGGATTTGATATTTCCAAACTTAATACAGTAGCAAGTGATGTAGAATCCGAATGGAATGTTATATTAGTCAAAAAAGGTAGGTTTTCAAAAAGAACTTATCAGTTATTTTTAAGTACGTATTTGAAGCCTGTTTTACACACCCAAAAAGTCCATTCTAATGGAGTGATTTATACTCCGGTATTCAAAAAATATGGAGTGCTTTATTTTCAGCAATATAATATTACTAAATCTAAAACGATTAAGTATTTCATAAATAACGTTTCATGTGTTAAAAAGAAAGAAGATAGTTTTAGCATTAACGGAAGTATTGACTCTGAATTACTAACTCAAATTGGAACAGTGGATTATATATCATTTTTGATGCGTGACAGAGATACTGGTAAAACAAATTTATACAGTGTCTATTGGAAAAATTCATCTGAATGGGAAGTAGTCATTCCGTTTTATGATTTCCCAATGAAGAATAGAATTTTGGATTTTTATTTCTATCTAAAAAAGGAAGCAAAGGATTATGAATTTCGGGTTAAACAAATTGAAGACTTAAATTTTGAAAGTGAAATTCCTTATCTTCCTCATGAATTAAAGGGTACCATGGCTTTTAAACCTTATCAGACAGAGAAGTTTTCGTTTTCTATAAAAGAGCACACGGAAACGGTTAAGTTGAATAGTCTGACTCTTCGTAAAAGCCAATTAGACAGCATAAAAATTGAAGGTTCTTATCAGAGTGTTGATCACTTTGATGTCCCAACAGAGATTATTTTTAAAGATAGAAATAGTGGCGATGAAGAAGGATTTCCAGCTTATATCACCAAAAGTATTGGAAGTCATTACTTTACAATAACCGTAAATAAGGATTTTCTGTACGATTTAAACTATAGGACTTATGATATTTACGTGAAATATATAGTTGAAGGTAATAAACTTTTAGTACGATTTAAATCAGATCAATTTACTTTAAAAAAAGATACTCTAAGGGAATTTAGAGAAAAAGAGGTTTTATATCAAGCCTATTTTTATGCTACAGAAAATAATCGACTCTCATATCGTATGGCACCAGCTTCTATAATGACTGATATCCACACTGCTGAAATAAAGGAAGGAACTTTAAAGATATGTGGACATGCAGAAATAGAGAGAAAAGATAACCAGGATTTATTAGAGCAAGAACTCTGTATTGTGATTAGGAATCGAGACACAGAAGAGGAGTTCGTTTTTTACCAGGATGGATTAGATTTTGATACGTGTATACCTTTAATGGCACTTAAATCATTATTTCAAAAATCACAGGATATATTAGACCTTTATGTTCGAATTAAAGATGGGGAGTATATCCAAGAAAGGAAAATTGGTTTTAAGCAGTATAATTATTATAAGGATAATTACTTATCGTCAACATTTTTAAAAGGCAAAGAATTTTCAACACAATTATTTTTAACCCTAACACCATATGGGAATGTAAAAATTGAAACATTTCAACAAAAGAATGAGGTTTTTGATCTACTTAGAGTAGCGAATCAGGATAATGATGTTAGCCGTAATCAAGTATGGCTTATAGGAGAAAGGCCGGATACAGCCCAGGATACAGGGTATCATTTTTTTAAGTATATGCGAACTCATCACCCTGAAATTGAGGCATATTATGTAATAGAAAAGGGATCCAAAGATGTTAAGAACCTTTTGTCTTTAGGGAACATTCTTTATATAGGAACAAGGGAACATGTGGAAAAGAGTCTACAGGCAAGTGTTTTTCTGTGTTCACATGATATTAATTATATTTTACCTTTTAAAGGAATAGAGATGAAAAATTACCGCGAAGGTCTCAGGGTATTTTTGCAGCATGGTGTACTTGGAAGAAAACCTGTGGAATACCATAAGAAATATTATAAGTATCCTTTTCATCTTTTTATCGTTAGTTCTATTCCTGAAAAAGAAATGGTTATTGATGAATTTGGATATCGGCAATCTGAAGTAAAAGTAACTGGATTATCCCGCTTTGATAATCTTCATAATAAAGAAACAGAACATAAAATTTTATTAATTCCAACCTGGCGTGAGTGGTTAAATACTTCAGAACGTTTCTTTAATTCCGAGTACTTTCAAAGGTATATATCGTTGTTACAGAACCCTCAACTAAATGACTTATTGAATAAGTATAAAATTAAATTAGATTTTTACCCACACTATCGAATGCAGCAATATCTAGCGGAATCAAATATTAAGCTTCAAGATAATATTCATTTAGTGGGACTAGGGGAGGTTAAGGTTCAGGATTTATTAAAGTCAAGTAACCTGATGATAACTGATTACTCAAGTGTCTCCTTTGATTTTAATTTTATGAAGAAGCCAGTGCTTTTTTATCACTTTGATTTCAAACGGTTCTTCTCAAAAGGAATTTTACGCTCTCCAAATGAAACGTTTTTGGGGGAAATTGTAAATAGTGAAGATATACTGATTCAAAAGATTGAGGAATATATTTTAAATGGTTTTAAGGAAAATGAGAACATAGACAACCAAAGGCATCAAATTTTGGAGTATATAGACAAAAATAACAGTCAGAGAATATATCAGGAAGTTATTAAAGCCGTAAAAGAACAACAAAAATTAATATAG